From a single Gammaproteobacteria bacterium genomic region:
- a CDS encoding ComF family protein, whose amino-acid sequence MSAIGTWLDRLFYPPCVVCGARGRGALCQGCSEDLPHNLRACPRCALPMPWPGHCPACLRRPPFYFSCMAPFVYEFPINSLVLQLKSGSRLYLARNFGEWLAKAARARDAALPQALVPVPLHHRRLRHRGFNQSLEICRWLRDDLSIPIDPCGLKRRPGRPQQGLTAGERRANVRNAFLLPGERLPEYRHVAIVDDVVTTGSTVNELARTLRRGGIGRIDVWTLARAAAM is encoded by the coding sequence GTGTCGGCTATAGGGACGTGGCTGGACCGGCTGTTCTACCCGCCCTGCGTCGTCTGCGGCGCGCGGGGCCGCGGCGCCCTGTGTCAGGGTTGCTCGGAAGATCTCCCGCATAATCTCCGCGCCTGCCCGCGCTGCGCCCTGCCGATGCCCTGGCCCGGGCATTGCCCGGCCTGCCTGCGCCGCCCGCCGTTTTACTTTTCCTGTATGGCCCCTTTCGTGTACGAATTCCCCATTAATTCCCTGGTGTTGCAGTTGAAGTCCGGCTCCAGGCTTTACCTGGCGCGCAACTTCGGAGAGTGGCTGGCGAAGGCGGCGCGGGCCCGGGACGCGGCGCTTCCCCAGGCGCTGGTCCCGGTGCCGCTGCACCACAGGCGCCTGCGACACCGCGGCTTCAATCAGTCCCTGGAGATCTGCCGCTGGCTGCGGGACGACCTGAGCATCCCCATAGACCCTTGCGGCCTGAAGCGCCGTCCCGGCCGCCCGCAACAGGGGCTCACCGCGGGGGAGCGGCGCGCCAACGTGCGCAACGCTTTCCTGTTGCCCGGGGAGCGGTTGCCGGAATATCGTCATGTCGCCATCGTGGACGATGTGGTGACCACGGGGAGCACCGTGAACGAACTCGCCAGGACCCTGCGCAGGGGAGGGATCGGGCGCATAGACGTATGGACCCTGGCAAGGGCCGCCGCGATGTGA
- the gyrB gene encoding DNA topoisomerase (ATP-hydrolyzing) subunit B, which yields MTKAAKESYDSSKIKVLRGLDAVRKRPGMYIGNTEDGTGLHHMVFEAVDNSVDEALAGYCDEIRVVIHTDETISIRDNGRGIPVDMHAEEGKTAAEVIMTTLHAGGKFDDNAYKISGGLHGVGISVVNALSERLVLEIRRGGGYYRQEYRNGSPETPLQRINDSDETGTSIRFQPNAGVFRDLSFHYDVLSTRLRELSFLNAGIGIDLLDERSGRQNHFRYKGGISAFVKDLGRNKTTLHESVIALDEKRGDVEIQLALQWNSSYQESIFCFTNNIPQQDGGTHLAGLKSSLTRTLNGFLEERGLNAKAKLSIAGEDVREGLIAVLSVKMRDPKFSSQTKDKLVSGEVKGIIESIVPGALRDFLLERPAEAKAICEKIIEASRAREAARKARELTRRKTALDIAGLPGKLADCQEKDPARSELFLVEGESAGGSAKLGRDRRYQAVLPLKGKILNVEKARLDKILSSAEIGTLITALGCGIGKDEFDPAKLRYHRIIIMTDADVDGSHIRTLLLTFFYREMPALVERGHIYIAQPPLYKAKKGKQEQYLQTERELDLHLMKLSLQDASIHPGNGGKAVAGKALARIGDAYSRMKEDCALLAKRYPPQLVRQIPEMPSLQYEPVPTQDAVREWFGELGRRIGAGNGAGAQVARIEKEDQGWRVFFTLSQYGIPIAVELGPELFLSPEYMRIGEYARKLELQPEAFAQVKERKQPVTSLYSAVEWILEQARRDISLQRYKGLGEMNPDQLGETTMDIKTRALCKVKLEDAIAADKVFYTLMGEPVEPRKKFIEANALFVENLDT from the coding sequence ATGACGAAGGCAGCTAAGGAAAGCTACGACTCTTCCAAGATCAAGGTCTTGCGCGGTCTGGATGCCGTACGCAAACGGCCGGGGATGTATATCGGCAACACGGAAGACGGAACCGGGTTGCACCACATGGTGTTCGAGGCGGTGGACAACAGCGTGGACGAGGCCCTGGCCGGATACTGCGACGAGATTCGGGTCGTCATCCACACGGACGAAACGATATCAATACGGGATAATGGCCGCGGGATTCCGGTGGACATGCATGCGGAGGAGGGGAAAACCGCCGCGGAAGTGATCATGACGACCCTGCATGCGGGCGGAAAATTCGACGACAACGCCTACAAGATATCGGGGGGGCTGCATGGGGTGGGGATCTCGGTGGTCAATGCCCTCTCCGAGCGCCTGGTGCTCGAGATTCGCCGCGGCGGCGGGTACTACCGGCAGGAATATCGGAACGGGTCTCCGGAGACGCCTCTGCAACGGATAAACGACTCCGACGAGACGGGCACGAGCATTCGTTTCCAGCCCAATGCCGGAGTATTCCGCGACCTTTCCTTCCATTATGACGTGTTATCCACCCGCCTGCGGGAATTGTCTTTCCTGAATGCCGGGATTGGGATTGACCTGCTGGACGAGCGCTCCGGGCGTCAGAACCACTTTCGCTACAAGGGAGGAATCTCAGCTTTCGTAAAGGATTTGGGCCGCAATAAAACCACGTTGCACGAGAGCGTGATCGCGCTGGATGAGAAACGGGGGGATGTAGAGATCCAGCTGGCCCTGCAATGGAACAGCTCCTATCAGGAAAGCATTTTCTGTTTCACGAACAACATTCCGCAGCAGGATGGCGGCACTCACCTGGCGGGACTTAAATCCTCCCTGACTCGAACCCTGAACGGCTTTCTTGAAGAGCGCGGCCTTAACGCCAAGGCGAAGCTGTCCATAGCGGGCGAAGATGTGCGGGAAGGGCTGATCGCCGTGCTGTCGGTCAAGATGCGCGACCCGAAATTCTCCTCTCAGACAAAGGACAAGCTGGTATCGGGGGAGGTGAAAGGCATCATTGAGTCCATCGTTCCGGGGGCGCTGCGGGATTTCCTGTTGGAACGCCCGGCCGAGGCGAAGGCGATATGCGAGAAGATTATCGAGGCCTCCCGCGCCCGGGAGGCGGCTCGCAAGGCCCGGGAATTGACGCGAAGGAAAACGGCGTTGGACATCGCCGGTCTCCCGGGCAAGCTCGCCGACTGTCAGGAGAAAGACCCGGCCCGCTCCGAGTTGTTTCTGGTGGAGGGGGAATCGGCGGGCGGTTCCGCGAAGCTGGGGAGGGATCGCCGTTACCAGGCGGTATTGCCGCTTAAGGGGAAGATTCTCAACGTGGAGAAAGCCCGTCTGGACAAAATCCTTTCCTCGGCCGAGATCGGGACCCTGATCACTGCCCTGGGTTGCGGTATCGGCAAGGACGAATTCGACCCGGCCAAGCTACGCTACCACCGGATTATCATTATGACGGACGCCGACGTGGATGGCTCCCACATCCGCACGTTGTTGCTGACCTTTTTCTACAGGGAGATGCCCGCGCTGGTAGAGCGAGGCCACATCTACATTGCCCAGCCGCCGCTCTACAAGGCCAAGAAAGGCAAGCAAGAACAGTATCTGCAGACGGAACGGGAACTGGACCTGCACTTGATGAAGCTGTCCCTGCAAGATGCCAGCATACATCCCGGCAATGGGGGGAAGGCCGTGGCGGGAAAGGCCCTCGCGCGCATCGGCGACGCGTATTCCCGCATGAAAGAAGACTGCGCCCTGCTGGCCAAGCGCTACCCTCCCCAGCTGGTGAGGCAGATACCGGAGATGCCCAGCTTGCAGTACGAACCGGTTCCTACCCAGGACGCGGTCCGGGAGTGGTTCGGCGAATTGGGACGCCGCATCGGCGCCGGCAACGGCGCCGGCGCCCAGGTCGCGCGCATCGAGAAAGAAGATCAGGGCTGGCGCGTGTTCTTTACCCTCAGCCAGTACGGGATCCCCATCGCCGTCGAATTGGGCCCGGAGTTGTTTCTATCGCCGGAGTACATGCGCATCGGAGAGTATGCCCGGAAACTGGAGCTGCAACCGGAAGCCTTTGCCCAGGTGAAGGAACGGAAACAGCCCGTGACCTCCCTCTACAGCGCCGTGGAATGGATCCTGGAACAGGCCCGCCGCGACATCAGCCTCCAGAGATACAAGGGCCTTGGGGAAATGAACCCGGACCAACTCGGCGAGACCACCATGGACATCAAAACGCGCGCCCTGTGCAAAGTAAAACTGGAGGACGCCATCGCCGCCGACAAGGTCTTCTACACCTTGATGGGCGAACCGGTAGAGCCGCGCAAGAAGTTCATCGAGGCCAACGCCCTTTTCGTGGAAAACCTCGACACCTGA
- the bioB gene encoding biotin synthase BioB produces MARRRLQGSSTEGGFSTLPQKKAISGEIRCDWSLPEVMALFRLPLPELLRRAHRIHCRHFDPREVQLCVLLSIKTGGCPEDCAYCPQSARYRTGVRPTPLLDLKEVRTRALQARDQGASRFCMGAAWRGPRPRDLPPVLEMISAVKDLGLETCATLGLLDAGQARLLKGAGLDFYNHNIDTSPGFYRKVVGTRTYQDRLRTLAHVRQAGMAVCCGGIVGMGESVADRAEMLQVLATLPRHPESVPINLLHRSPGTPLADAAPADPLDLVRAVSVARIVMPASRVRLAAGRDELSDEFHALCFHAGANSIFYGERLLTTKNSAVARDRRLLQRLGMVVSH; encoded by the coding sequence ATGGCGCGCCGCCGGCTGCAGGGTAGCAGCACGGAAGGGGGCTTTTCCACTTTGCCGCAAAAAAAAGCGATCTCCGGGGAAATCCGCTGTGACTGGTCGTTGCCGGAAGTCATGGCGCTGTTCCGTTTGCCGCTGCCGGAATTGTTGCGGCGCGCGCACCGGATCCACTGTCGCCATTTCGATCCCAGGGAAGTGCAGCTCTGCGTATTGCTCAGCATTAAGACGGGGGGCTGCCCGGAAGACTGCGCATACTGTCCGCAGAGCGCGCGGTACCGCACCGGGGTGCGCCCCACCCCCCTGCTTGACTTGAAGGAAGTCCGCACACGGGCGTTGCAAGCCAGGGATCAAGGCGCCAGCCGCTTCTGTATGGGCGCTGCCTGGCGCGGGCCGCGCCCGCGCGACCTGCCGCCGGTGTTGGAGATGATCTCCGCGGTCAAAGACCTGGGCCTCGAGACCTGCGCGACCCTGGGACTCCTGGATGCCGGGCAGGCGCGCCTCCTCAAAGGCGCCGGTCTGGACTTCTACAACCACAATATAGACACCTCGCCCGGCTTTTATCGCAAGGTCGTAGGTACGCGCACCTATCAGGATCGCCTGCGGACCCTGGCCCATGTGCGCCAAGCCGGGATGGCCGTATGCTGCGGGGGGATCGTCGGCATGGGCGAGAGCGTGGCGGATCGCGCCGAAATGCTGCAGGTTCTCGCTACCCTGCCGCGGCACCCCGAAAGCGTGCCGATCAACCTCCTGCACCGCTCGCCGGGGACGCCGCTGGCGGATGCCGCCCCCGCGGACCCCCTGGACCTGGTGCGGGCGGTCTCGGTCGCGCGTATCGTGATGCCGGCCTCGCGCGTCCGTCTGGCGGCGGGCCGGGACGAACTGTCGGACGAATTTCATGCCCTTTGTTTTCATGCCGGCGCGAACTCAATCTTCTACGGCGAGAGGCTGCTGACGACCAAGAATTCGGCGGTGGCCCGGGACCGGCGGCTATTGCAGCGTCTCGGCATGGTCGTCTCCCACTAG
- the bioF gene encoding 8-amino-7-oxononanoate synthase yields MSGFLERLETRLASLPPEARRLRRPLEGAQGAWAWQDGRRLLNFSSNDYLGLASHPAVVGAAARALRQYGVGSGGSQLVCGYSRAQQALEEQLAELTGRERCLVFSSGYLANLAVVGALLGPGALACADRLSHASLVDAILLSRARLSRYRHADPESLRRKLAAAAGRDCLAVTEGVFSMEGDVPPLREIARLCRRRGVALMVDDAHGIGVLGATGAGTLQDLGLGQEQVPVLVGTFGKALGCAGAFVAGAAGLVETLVQRARPLIYTTALPPALMQAAGAALLLLRREGWRRRRLHERIQYFLLCARQLGLPLLPSRTPIQPLPVGASREAVRLSRALLENGMLVPAVRAPTVPRGEARLRISLTACHERGHIDALLESLGKLCVRGSAQEAAGASGGTSVSASAPPAASSRERPS; encoded by the coding sequence GTGAGCGGATTTCTGGAGCGCCTGGAGACGCGGCTGGCATCTCTGCCGCCGGAGGCCCGCCGCCTTCGCCGGCCTCTGGAGGGGGCGCAGGGGGCGTGGGCTTGGCAGGACGGACGGCGGCTGCTGAACTTCTCCAGCAACGATTACCTGGGTCTCGCCTCCCACCCGGCGGTCGTAGGGGCGGCGGCGCGCGCCTTGCGGCAATACGGCGTGGGCAGCGGCGGCTCGCAACTGGTCTGCGGCTACAGCCGGGCGCAACAAGCCCTGGAGGAGCAACTGGCCGAACTGACCGGCCGCGAGCGCTGCCTGGTCTTCTCTTCGGGATATCTGGCGAACCTGGCCGTGGTCGGCGCCCTGTTGGGGCCGGGCGCCCTGGCCTGCGCCGACCGGCTCAGCCATGCCTCTCTGGTGGATGCCATATTGCTGTCGCGGGCGCGCCTGTCACGGTACCGCCATGCGGACCCGGAATCTTTGCGGCGCAAACTGGCCGCCGCCGCCGGCCGCGACTGCCTGGCGGTCACCGAGGGCGTATTCAGCATGGAGGGCGATGTTCCTCCTCTGCGCGAGATCGCGCGGCTCTGCCGCCGCCGCGGCGTCGCGCTGATGGTGGACGATGCCCACGGGATCGGCGTCCTGGGCGCGACCGGAGCGGGCACGTTGCAGGACTTGGGCCTGGGCCAGGAACAGGTCCCCGTTCTGGTGGGCACCTTCGGCAAGGCGCTGGGGTGTGCCGGCGCCTTCGTCGCGGGCGCCGCCGGGCTGGTGGAGACTTTGGTTCAGCGGGCCCGCCCGCTGATCTACACCACCGCCCTTCCCCCGGCCTTGATGCAGGCGGCCGGCGCTGCATTGCTCTTGTTGCGCCGGGAAGGCTGGCGCCGCCGCCGCCTGCACGAACGCATACAGTACTTCCTGCTTTGCGCGCGGCAGTTGGGGTTGCCGCTGCTCCCTTCCCGCACGCCGATCCAGCCCTTGCCGGTGGGCGCTTCCCGGGAGGCGGTACGGCTGAGCCGCGCCCTGCTCGAGAACGGGATGCTGGTTCCCGCCGTGCGGGCGCCCACCGTGCCCCGGGGCGAGGCCCGCCTGCGGATTAGCCTGACGGCATGCCACGAGCGCGGACATATAGACGCGCTGCTGGAGTCCCTGGGAAAATTATGCGTTCGCGGCAGCGCGCAGGAGGCCGCGGGCGCGAGCGGCGGGACTTCGGTGTCCGCTTCCGCGCCGCCGGCCGCATCCTCGCGGGAGCGCCCGTCGTGA